In Rubrivirga marina, the following are encoded in one genomic region:
- a CDS encoding IPT/TIG domain-containing protein → MLTPSTSWLRLAPLAGLVLLLAACDSGDGSSLYDPDAGTNPAPVISSVSPDGVVLAGVDVVVIEGQNFSDDPALNTVVFDDANGSAAPGEVLSATPTRLEVRVPNLPNPALRVRVAVIGAQDYSNAVALPLTPAFVSFGEISRTEVPYGIAADADGTLYLSLENEGASVGVIEIGPDGTRSPYFASTFPWAALARGGDQLFGVRRVRAVFELPEGGSQTVLAAFQPTSLLLAAVAATPDGAVYAGGNAPTLYRVSADGTASDTAFPANIRALAVVDGTLYAVGAGGTGAPDQLYTVPLAADGTPGTPQALAALPAVGTALAVAADGTVYVGLDRTTDPIVTVAPNGQVEVLYPGVLSGPINSLAYGAGTQLYAVREAADGEPADVLRVETRREGAR, encoded by the coding sequence GGACCAATCCGGCCCCGGTCATCTCGTCCGTCAGCCCTGATGGCGTCGTCCTCGCGGGCGTCGACGTCGTCGTGATCGAGGGCCAGAACTTCTCGGACGACCCAGCCCTCAACACCGTCGTGTTCGACGATGCCAACGGGAGCGCCGCCCCCGGCGAGGTCCTCTCCGCGACCCCCACTCGCCTGGAGGTCCGCGTCCCGAACCTTCCCAACCCCGCGCTCCGCGTGCGGGTGGCCGTCATCGGCGCCCAGGACTACAGCAACGCCGTCGCGCTTCCCCTCACGCCGGCCTTCGTGTCGTTCGGCGAGATCTCGCGGACCGAGGTCCCCTATGGGATCGCCGCCGACGCCGATGGGACGCTCTACCTCTCGCTCGAGAACGAGGGCGCGTCGGTCGGCGTGATCGAGATCGGCCCCGACGGCACGCGGTCCCCGTACTTCGCCTCGACGTTCCCATGGGCCGCCCTGGCCCGAGGCGGCGACCAGTTGTTCGGCGTCCGGCGCGTCCGGGCCGTGTTCGAGCTCCCCGAGGGGGGGAGCCAGACCGTGCTGGCCGCCTTCCAGCCGACCTCGCTCCTCCTCGCCGCCGTCGCCGCCACCCCGGACGGGGCCGTCTACGCCGGGGGCAACGCGCCCACGCTGTACCGTGTGAGCGCCGACGGGACGGCCTCCGACACGGCCTTCCCCGCCAACATCCGAGCCCTCGCTGTCGTCGACGGCACGCTCTACGCCGTCGGTGCGGGCGGGACCGGCGCCCCCGACCAGCTCTACACCGTGCCGCTCGCCGCCGACGGAACGCCCGGCACGCCGCAGGCGCTCGCCGCCCTCCCGGCCGTCGGAACGGCCCTCGCCGTCGCCGCCGACGGGACCGTCTACGTCGGCCTCGACCGGACCACGGACCCCATCGTGACGGTCGCTCCCAACGGTCAGGTCGAAGTGCTCTACCCTGGCGTGCTGAGCGGTCCCATCAATTCGCTGGCCTACGGGGCCGGCACCCAACTCTACGCGGTTCGTGAGGCCGCCGACGGCGAGCCCGCCGACGTCCTCCGCGTCGAGACCCGCCGTGAGGGGGCCCGGTAG